Genomic DNA from Prunus persica cultivar Lovell chromosome G1, Prunus_persica_NCBIv2, whole genome shotgun sequence:
CCTCCGCCCTCACCGCCGCCGCCTCCTCCCTCACCACCAAAACAATCACCATCACCTTCATCATATTCGAAAGGCGCTCCTCCCCCGCCATCTTTTGTGTACTTCTTCAACATGCCTCCCTCAGGTCCAGtgccaacaacaacaacaacaacgacAGGAGTGCTGCATAACAATTCCTATCCCTACTACTACTTTTACGCCTCAGAggcttcttctctctctgctcATGCCTTCTTCTTATTTGTCTTCTTAGTTCAgcttgtgttttctttttggtgagAGAGTAGCTAGCttagttatatatattttttggtctgTGATAAAATACGTGGTTGCATTGTAAAGGTGGCTGGATTGGATTGAGAAAGGCTTTCTACTTCCTTGTTCATTCATTCTGTTCATAAATTTCTTGTACATCAAAGACCAATCTTGGTGATGTTTAGAGActcttccttttattttattttttggtattttttgtATGTATACTTTGAAGGAAATTTATTATGTTCTATAACCACtggggtctctctctctctctctctctctctcatatgttagcaaagaaaataagaaaacacatCGCTGAAACAAGTAAGAAATAGAATAACAAGTCCACCGTCTGATCATGAACATAATTACCTCATTTGAGTGGAAATTGAGGTtgccataaaaaaaataaaataaaataaaaaatccaaagcaTTAAGATCATAAGTAAAAAGTTAACcacaaatttaataaaaaaatgaaatgaaaataaaataaaagggaacTCAGTCATACTATTACTATGTATCTATTCaccaggaaaagaaaaaagttttttttcggttttcCAATGTAGGGACAAAACtggaaatttaaaagaaaaatggaagttGGGTTGTGGAGAGAGAATTCTTAGGTGGCCCTGGTCACAAGTAGTGTGGGGCCCAGCCGACACGGAAAGGCCCGGCCCAATAAACCCAACAAACGACCTTGGAGTTGATCCAGATCCGAATCGCGGCAAATCAACGACAAGACAACTACTCCATCAAACTGAACAACGAACCCGGGTGACTTGCACTGtatagcagcagcagcagatcTGCAAATCTTCATTTCCCTCCGAACATCCAAATCCCTAACCGGAGGGTCCGATCCGAAAATTCCAATCAATTCGGAGCTCCACCACACGATGGAGTCCGAAAATGCCGCAGAGGACTCGTCGG
This window encodes:
- the LOC109950284 gene encoding leucine-rich repeat extensin-like protein 3, translating into MGSFKALAFMEGKWFPWFLKAGLIGLVMFAGLTYEDQVGEAETGLLCISECTTCPVICSTPPPPQLESSSPPPSPPPVHPSPSQSYYSSPPPSPPPPPPSPPKQSPSPSSYSKGAPPPPSFVYFFNMPPSGPVPTTTTTTTGVLHNNSYPYYYFYASEASSLSAHAFFLFVFLVQLVFSFW